The nucleotide window TTCCAGCATGTGTACGGATTGCTGATGGAAAAGGAGTTTGCGGAACGGCTACAAGTGAAAAGAAGACGATGCTAGTCGATGATGTGCATCAATTCCCCGGCCATATCGCCTGCGATGCTCAGAGTCAATCTGAAATCGTCGTTCCTATCATTAAGGATGGGAATGTATATGGTGTTCTTGATATTGATAGTCCAATCAAAAGCCGTTTTGATGAAAACGATCAAAAAGGGTTAGAAGCATTTGTAGATGTATTGAAAAAACATATATAAATCTACTGATATGTATTGACGAAAAGACGAATATTTTATATACTATTCGTTGTGTAAAATAAATGGCAGCCTTCGTGAACTTACTATGTCATATTTTGTTCCTCTTCAATGAGGTGTATCGCGTAACTCTCTGCTGCTGGAGCGAAGATACATGAAAGCAAAATCAGCATGGTACGGGACACACGGTATTTTATTTTATACAAAATAAAATATAAAGGAGGAGAAGCTAGTGGCACGTTTCACAGGTTCTCTATGGAAAAAATCTAGACGCTATGGTATTTCTCTAACTGGTACAGGAAAAGAGTTAGAAAAACGCCCTTACGCACCGGGTCAACATGGTCCAACACAGCGTAAAAAGCTTTCTGAATATGGTATTCAGTTGCAAGAAAAACAAAAACTTCGTTTCATGTTTGGATTGACTGAACGTCAATTCCGTCGCATGTTCGACGATGCAGGTAATATGAAAGGTGTTCATGGTGAAAACTTCATGATCTTACTTGAATCTCGCCTAGACAACCTTGTTTACCGCGCAGGTCTTGCTCGCACTCGTCGTCAAGCTCGCCAATTAGTTGGTCATGGTCACGTAACTGTAGATGGTGGTCGCGTAGACATCCCATCTTACCGCGTGAAGCCTGGTCAAGTAATCGGTATCCGTGAAAAATCACAAAATCTTGACATCGTTGCAGAGGCAATCGAAGTCAACAACTTCGTTCCAGAATACTTAACATTCGACGAAGACAAAAAAGAAGCAACTTATAACCGCTTCCCTGAACGTTCTGAATTACCTTCAGAAATCAACGAAGCGCTTATCGTTGAGTTCTACTCAAGATAATATACTTGTACGAAATCCCACAACATTTGGTTGTGGGATTTTTTTGCTTTCTAAGAATTAAAATTCATTCCAACGGGTAAAGTTGTTAGTAGGATCAATGGATGTAGTCATTACTTTGGTGATTTACTGTTCTCCCAAACTTTAAATAATTGTGCAAATTTTTTTGCAACCAAGAATCATTGTGTTATATTGGGCATATAGTAAATCATACTAAACTTATAGGAATTATTAGTTAAGGAGGAGTTTATTCATGTCAGAAGAAAATCAACAACATGTAAGCATGCCTCGTATCGGAGATCCGGCTCCAAAGTTTGAGGTCAATACGACACACGGGCCAATTCGATTAGAAGATTATAAAGGGAAATGGTTGGTGCTTTTCTCACACCCTGCTGACTTTACACCTGTATGCACGACGGAGTTTGTTGAATTCCAACGAATTTATCCTGAGTTGAAGGAATTGAATACTGAATTATTAGGCTTAAGTATAGACAGCGTGCAATCTCATATCGCATGGGTAAGAAATATTGAAGAAAAACTGAACGTACAAGTAGAATTCCCTGTTATTGCGGATTTGAATAAAGACGTGGCTTCCAAGTACGGTATGATCCACCCCGAAGAAAATACGACAGAGACCAATCGTGCAGTGTTTGTCATCGATGATAAGGGGATTATCAAATCCATCATTTATTATCCATTGACAACTGGACGAAACATGGATGAAATTGTTCGTTTGGTTAAAGCGCTACAGACTACAGTAAAACATCAAGTTTCTACACCAGCCAATTGGCAGCCAGGTGATAAGGTCATCGTGCCGCCACCTGCTTCTAAACAACAAGCAGAAGAACGTGCAAATGATCCGAACCTTGAAGTTGTTGATTGGTATCTAGCTAAAAAGTCACTAGACGAATAATATTTTTTCAAAAAGCTACTTTCCCTATGAAGGATTTGATACAATCTTTCATAGGGCTTTTTTATGAAACCAATTCGCCTTTCATACGTATTTATAGTAAGAATTCTTTAGGGGGAGAGATATGGACAACGGAGAAGAATTTTTCAAGAAAATGAATGAGAAACAACAACAAGGTATGAGAAGTATCACCAAATGGGCAAAGAGAATCTTTCTTATCATGTTACCTATCATATTATTAGGTGGACTAAGCTTCAGTTGGATCACTGATTACATATGGATGGATTCGTTAGGATTTGAAAATGTCTATACAACGATCTTGACGAGTAAAGTGCTCTTAGGTGCCGTAGGCTTTCTATTATTCTTAGGTGTGTCATATTTCACACTGAAATGGATTCATAGATCTTATGTTACTTTCTTAGATCAAAGCATGCTACCAGACCTTATACTTAACAAAAAAACTAGTAGGTCAGCCATTTTGATAATTTCAATTATCCTCGGGCTTATTGGAATGCCCTTGGTACAAGCTTTGGGTTGGGAGCCTGCTCTAAAGGTTATCAACTTCGAACCTTTCAATGAGGTAGACCCGTATTTCGGAATGGATATTTCGTTTTATTTGTATGTCCTTCCTTTCTTACAATTTGTCATCAACTTATTTATGAGTATTAGCATATTTGCATTAATCGGTGTTATAACCGCTTATTCAGTCTTCGGTATGTATAAAAAGAGCCGCCTTGCTCAAACCCATATCGTTATCACGGTCGGTTTCATCGGTTTACTACTAGCCGGTCATCACTTACTACAACCGTATGAAACGTTGTTGACCAATCAAGTTAGTGTTGTTCAAAACAGTGTAGTGCATGGATTAAGTTATACAGATGATTTGATCAACATTCCAAAGGCTTATGTTCTAGCTGCAGCCGCAATCATCGCAACGATATGGATGATCATTGCTTTGAGTCGAGGTCGATTGATCGGTATGATTATTCCTGTCGCTGCTTATGTGTTAATTGTTTTACTCGGCCAAGGTGCATCTATGGTTGTGCAACAATTTGTTGTATCACCAAATGAATTTTCACAAGAAAGCCCTTATCTAGAAAACAATATTGACCTGACTCGTCAGGCCTATGGATTGAACGATATTACCGTTAATGATCACCCTGGTAACTACACGTTGGATGAAGAAATGATCGAACGAAACGAGGGTACAATCAGTAATGTGAGAATCAATGATGCTCGTCCTTTGCTAGATGTATATAACCAGCGAGAAACTTTCCGTCAGTACTATGAGTACAATGACATCGACGTCGACCGCTATGTTATTGATGGTGAATATCAGCAAGTGTTCACAGGGGCACGTGAATTGAACACGTCCGGTTTACCTGATCAAGCAAAGACTTGGGTGAATGAAAACTTAAGATACACCCATGGTTACGGCATTACGATGAGTCATGCTAACCAAATAACTAATCAAGGACTACCTGAACATTTAGTCAATAACATACCACCTGAAGGTGAACTGAATGTGGAACGTCCGCAGATTTATTTTGGCGAAGAAACGAACAAAAATGTGATTGTGAATGCTGAGTCGGATGAGTTTGACTATCCAGCTGGTGAGGTGAACGAATCTACAAGGTTCTCAGCGGAGTCAGGGATTGAGTTAGGAGGCCTGAACCGCCTATTGTTCGCAATTAAAGAAGGATCGTTCCGGATGTTCGTATCTGATCAGCTATCTTCTGAGAGTCAGTTTCTTGAAACAAGAGATATTATGGAGCGAGTAAATAGAATTGCACCTTTCTTTGATTACGATCAAGACCCTTATATTGTGGTAAGGGATGATGGTTCACTTGCTTGGATCATAGATGCATACTTAACTGCTGAGAATTATCCGTACTCAGAGAATTATGAGGGCGACAATAACTTTATCAGAAATTCTGTGAAGGTTGTCGTTGATGCTTATACAGGTGAAGTTGACTACTATGTTGTAGATGAGGAAGATCCTCTGTTGAAAACATATGCTAATATATTCCCTGATTTATTCTCATATGGTGTTCCAGAAGATATCCAAGCACATTTCAGGTATCCCGAAATGCTGTTCAAAATTCAGGCAGATATGTATGGAACTTACCATATGTCAAATTTAGAAGTTTTCTATAACCGTGAAGATGCTTGGGAATTCCCTACTGAGAAATATTTTGATACAGACATTACAATGGAACCTTATTATATAACGATGCAACTTCAAGAAGAGGATACTGAAGAATTTGTTCTCATGCTCCCATATACACCGAAGAATAGACAAAACATGATTGCATGGATGGGTGTACGTAATGATGGAGAAAATTATGGTGAACTGATGGTACATCGATTCCCTAAACAAAGAAATATTTATGGACCACAACAAATTGAGAACAGAATCAATCAAGACAGCACGATATCCCAACAACTCAATTTATGGTCTCAAGGTGGTTCTTCAGTTATTCGAGGAAACTTGATAGTGCTCCCAATCGAAGATACCGTTATGTATGTCGAACCGATCTATATCGAATCGTCTAATGCAACCTCACTACCAGAGGTTAAACAAATTGTCATTGCATACGGTGATTACATCGTAATGGAAGAAACATTCGACCGTGCATTGAACCGTATTCTTCAACTGATTGAAGCAAATGGTGAAGTCGATTTTTCTGAAGAGGATTTAGAAGATATTGAAGATCCGGCTCTTGGGGCTGAACAAAAATTACAAGACATCGCTGAACTATTCGAGAACTACCAAGAGGAACTGTCTAATGGTAACTGGACTGAAGCTGCTGAAATTTTAGTTGAATTAGAAAATGAATTAGCAGATGAAATGCCAGATGAATTAGAAGAAGAACTTGGTGAAGAACTTGAAGGTGATCTAGAGGAATCTAGCGAAGAAAATTCAGAAGAATAAAATGAAGGCCTAGTCACATTGAAGTGACTAGGCCTCTTTTATTTCCTATGCTATTGTCCAGCGACATCTCTTTTCGTGAAAAATACCCACGAAAGTATAATGAAAATTACGTAGTAGACAAGCAAGACAGTAATTGAGAACGACAACGACATACCTTGAAGCATGGTGTTCCCCGTCTCATATTGCTGCAGATTCGTATTTGCAAATAAAATAAATTTTGCCCAATTGCGGTCCGCAAAAAAGGTTACGATCGTATTTCCAGATAACATGAGGAAAATAGCTAAGCCGATTGCCAATGAACTTTGACGGAAAATTGTTGATATCATGAATGCGAACGTAGCCATCATCACTAAGTTAACCAATCCGTAACCATACGTACTCATAATTTGACCGAATAACGTCACTTCCTCAAACCCATCCGGGCGGTCAACTACGGTTGAAGCAGTAAAGCCCTCGAATCCGAAGAACATCATTCCTACGACTAAAGAGAATACCCAGACAAATAACAGGGTAAAGAATGCAAACAATAAAACAGAAACGTATTTAGATAATAAAATATTCGTTCGTGTTATTGGTCTAATTAATAGTAATTTGATCGTCCCCCATTTAAATTCGTTGGAAACAATTCCTGCAGCTACAATAATGGTCAGTAAACTGACGAGAGATAGCAAAAAGGCATTTTCCAGTACGAAAGCCCAAGCGCCATATTCGTTAGGAGCTACATCATTTTCAATGCGGAAGTTATTCTTGGCAATTTCATTCTCATTGTACTCGATGCCAAAATCACCCATGCCTTGCTCATCTTCTCTAAGTGCATTTTGTCGTTCCAATTGTTCATTCTGTTCCTGTAATGAACTTTCCCAATTTTCATCCACAGTGGCTGGGTCATTGTAAATATAATTCATAGTTGCGATACCGACAATCAGTGCTGCAACCAAAATGTACATTACCCAGGTTGATTTTTTTATATATAATTTGACTTGCTCGTTAAAAACTTGCTTAAAAAATTTACTCAATGACATTCTCTCCCATCATTTCAAAGAATCGGTCTTCTAACGTGCCTTTAGAAGCAACCACTTGATAGACATCGATGCCTGAATCCACAAATGCCTTGATGATTAGTGGCATCTGCTTTTTATCAGCTTTGAATGTCAGATACTGTTCTTGAATCTCTGCACCAAGATCAAATTGCTGAGTTAAAATCTCTTGAGCTTTTTCTACAGGAGAGACCTCCAGTTGGACATTAACTACACTTCCACTCTCTTCTTCTGTGTCATGTACCGATTGGACATTGACCATCTCACCGTGTTGGATGACCCCGATACGATCACACATCAGTTCAATTTCTGAAAGCAGATGACTAGATATAATAACAGCTACATTCTCTTGTTCTGCCAAACGGCGGATGTACTTACGGATTTCACGGATACCTGAAGGATCCAATCCATTGGTAGGTTCGTCCAGAATCAATACAGATGGTTTATGTAAAAGAGCCTGAGCTATTCCTAAACGCTGACGCATACCTAACGAGTATTTCTTCACTTTTTCATTAATCGGCTTTTCTAAACCTACTAGCTTAATCACTTCTTGAATTCGCTCTTTCGATACGCCTTCATTCATTCGTGCGTAATGTTTCAAGTTTTGCATTCCTGTCATGAAAGGATACATTTCAGGATTCTCAACTATCGCACCGACTTCCCGACTTGCTTTCTTATAGTCAGTCTGGATGCTGTTACCGAGAATTTTAATATCCCCTTCAGTAATCTTCATCAATCCAACCATCATTCTAATGGTCGTCGTCTTACCAGCTCCGTTTGGTCCGATAAAACCGAACACTTCCCCTTGATGAATTGAAAAATCAAGGCCATTGATAATTTCTTTTTTACCTATCTTTTTGCGAACATTTTTCAGTTCCATTGCGATTGGCTGCAAATGATTTACCTCCCTTAAATTTCTTGTACCAACTAGTGGTACGATTGAAGCATAAAAACGTTTCACAATTACCTAAAAAATTTGTCGTTTCGTTTAAAGTGGCGCAATACTGACTGAAAGTAGCGCAATACCTCCTAAATAACTTCCATTTACAAAGATTTCATTCAAAAATATTTGATTTCACCTTTAAAAGCAGCGCAATAAAAAAGCTGCCCGAAGAGTCGGACAGCTACAAACGTATTCTTTACACATGTCTAATTAAGAAATATTTTTTCTTACCACGGCGGATGACTGTAAATGCATCGTCAAGAGCATCTTCTTGATCCACCACGTATTTCAGGTCTTGTTGACGGTCGCCATTAATGTAAATCGCTCCGTTTTGAACATCTTCACGGGCTTGACGTTTAGATGATGATATTCCCGCTTCAACCAACAAATCGATCAATCCTTTTTCTGATTCACTCATTTCAAATGACGGTACATCTTTGAAACCTGAAGCAATATCGGCTTTATTCAAAGATTTGATTTCTCCGTTGAAAAGAGCATCAGAAATACGGATAGCTTGTTTCAATGCTTCTTCATCATGTACCATTTTGGTCATTTCTTCAGCCAATCGACGTTGTGCTTTCCGCTCTTCCGGACGTTCTTGGACTTCTTTTTCCAACTCAGCGATCTCATCTAGAGATAGGAAAGTGAATGACTTCAAAAATTTCACTACATCTCGGTCATCAGTGTTTAGCCAAAACTGGTAGAACTCGTAAGGTGTGGTCTTCTCTTCATCTAACCAAATCGCTCCTCCAGCAGTTTTACCGAATTTCGACCCGTCTGCTTTCGTAATCAAAGGTACAGTTAAACCAAATGCTTTAGCAGAGTCACCTTGCTCGCTTGTACGACGAATCAATTCAAGACCCGCAGTAACGTTCCCCCACTGATCGCTTCCTCCTATTTGGAGTGTACAATTTTCTTGTTGATGCAAACGAAGGAAATCAAGCGATTGTAACAACATGTAAGTGAACTCTGTAAAAGATATACCATTCTCTATTCGAGACTCAACTGACTCTTTAGCTAACATGTAATTGACGCTGAAATGCTTTCCGACATCACGAAGTAAATCAATTACTGACATTTTTGATAACCAATCGTAGTTATTAACAACGATTGCCCCACTTTCAGAATCCTCGAAATCGATCAACTTGGAGAGCTGATCTTTTATTCGGTTACTCCATTCAATGACAACAGATTCTTCATTCAATTGTCGTTCTTCATTACGTCCACTCGGGTCACCAATCAGGCCTGTTCCACCACCTACTAACGCAATAGGACGATGCCCAGCTTCTTGGAAACGTTTCAACATTAGTACAGGCAGCAAGTGACCTATGTGTAAACTGTCAGCCGTTGGGTCGAATCCACAGTATAATGCAACACGGTCATTTGCTAAATGCTTCTCCAAACCTTCTTCATCAGTAACTTGGTGCACCAGACCCCGACTTTTCAGATCATCGATTAAATTCATCTTTCTTCCTCCTTTTTTGAACACAAAAAAGCCCCTCATCCATCATAGGGACGAGGGACCCGCGTTACCACCCTAGTTGTAGCCTAAAAAGCTACCACTTCATTACGTTATCGGAATGAACCGCTCTTAAAAAGAGAGTGCTCCCAGACGTAATTCAGAGTATGCCATGCACTGATTCACACCACCCATCAGCTCTCTTAAGTCATTCGCATAATCCTACTTCAACTGTTCTTCGCACGTACTATTCAATTGCTATGAATTATTTTTAGCATAATTAATAAAAAATATCAACTAGATTCATACTTTTTATTGATAGGATGGACCTCCAAATTATGCTATAATTAATTAGATATTTTTAGGGGGTACGGTTATGAGTGATAATGGTTCAAAAAATAAATTCTTAGCTTTTTTCCAAGAAGGGAAATTCCCGACGATTACAAGAATTACATTGGATGTTACGTGGAACGTCCTCTTATTCTTCCTTGTTATCGGTCTAGTAGGTGGGTTTTTCGTTGGCGGTCTCGGCTTAGGGTACTTTGCTTCCCTGGTCGATGAACGCCCAGTAGAAGACCAAGAAGAAATGGAACAACTGGTCTATAACTATGAAGAAACTTCAGAGATCTATTTTGCGAATAACGTCTTTATGGGTGACTTCCAGACAGATATCGTTCGTGAAGAAATTGAACTTTCTGAAGTATCACAACACCTTAGGAATGCAATTATTGCAACTGAGGACGAATACTTTAAAGAACATAAAGGTGTAGTTCCTAAAGCAATCATGCGTGCGCTTTACCAGGAATTCACTAATGCAGCCAACCAAACTGGTGGTAGTACATTAACTCAACAATTGGTTAAAAATCAAATTTTGACGAACGAGGTCTCTTTTGAACGTAAAGCAAAAGAAATCCTAGTTGCTCTTCGTCTAGAGAACTATTTCGAAAAAGATGAGATTTTAGAAGCTTATTTGAATGTTGTTCCTTTCGGGCGTGATTCATCAGGCCGCAACATTGCTGGAGTTCAAGCCGCAGCGCAAGGATTATTTGATGTAGACGCGGATGAATTGAATATTCCTCAGGCAGCGTACATAGCCGGTCTGCCTCAAAGCCCCTCAATTTATACACCGTTTATGAATGGTGGAGGTGTAAAATCTCAAGAGTCCCTAGAAGAAGGTCTTGACCGGATGGAGACTGTGCTTGATCGGATGCTACGCGCAGAATACATCACTGAAGATGAATACAATGAAGCGATGAATTATGACGTCATTGGTAATTTAACAGATAAGAAGGAACAGATTTATGAAGACTATCCTTTCTTAGCTTCAGAGATCAACAGAAGAGCAGTACGAATTATGTCGAAAGAATTAGCACTAGATGAAGGAATCACGGAAGAAGAATTTGATAACGATTCTGAAATTAGAAGTGAATATAGAACAATAGCTGCAAGACAGATCAAGCAAAACGGTTACGAATTCCATACGACAATCGATAAGGAAATCTATGATGTTTTCCAAGAAAAAACAGCGGAGTACACAAACTTCGGACCTACTAAAACGATTCAAGTCTATGACCCAGAGACTCAGGAACCAATGATTGATGAGGAAACCGGAGAAACAATGACTAAAGAAGTTCCGATTGAAGTCGGTGCCTCATTGATAGATAACGAGACAGGTAGAATTATTGCCTTTGTCGGTGGTAGAGATTATGAAGAATCTCAATTCAACCGATTCTCTCAGCATGCTAGACCTATAGGTAGTACGGCTAAACCGTTAATAGGCTATGGGCCAGGTATTGAACTGGGGCTAATTCACCCGGGTTCACCCCTACCTGATGTTAAATTTGAGATTCAACCACCAGGTATGACTGAACCTTGGAGTCCGAGTAACTACATCTCAGGACAAGAAAATGGATTAACAAGCGCAAGAGATGCCTTAAAAAGATCGGATAATATCCCAGCTGGTCGTTTAATGCTAGAACTATTAGAGAAAGATGGAGACCCGGCTCGTTTCTTACAAAAAATGGGTGTCCCATATGCACAGAATAATTATTCAAACGTTTTAGGTACAGATTATATTACAGTCGAAGACAATACGAATGCTTATACGACCTTTGCCAATCAAGGCCAGTTCAAAGACGCTTTCATGATTGACAAGATCGTCGATCGTGATGGTGAAACAATTTATCAAAAAGAAGTTGAGCCAGTGGAAGTGTTTTCACCTCAAACTGCGTACTTGACTACCGATATGATGAGAGATGTCATCTCAAGTGGTACAGCTGTATCCCTGAAGAGTTACCTAACGAATCCAGGGGTTGACTGGGCTGGAAAAACTGGTACTTCGCAAGGTTTTCTTGATGCATGGTTTGTCGGAACTAATCCAAATGTAACCCTTGGAACATGGTATGGTTTCCGTCAAAATGATATTGACATGGATGGATTTGTTTCCGAATGGGAAAGCAATATATTAAATTTAAATAACTGCCCTGAATGTTCAGTAAGCTACAGTAATCGAAATTTAGGTTTGTGGGCAGATCTTGCAAATGCTGCTACAGAAATCGATCCAGAATTAATGGCACCAGAAGAAAGACATGCAAGTCCTGGTGGCATAGTTTCTAGAGAATATTGTCAAATCTCTGGTAAGCTTCCAAGTGACACATGTAGAGAATTAGGTTTAGTAAAAACTGATTTATTCAACGTCGAACAAGTCCCAACTGAAGAAGATGATAGCATCACTTCAGGGGATTTTGTGACAATCGAAGAAAAAACTTATGAAGCACTTGAAGTGACTCCAGAAGAGTTCACTGAATCCGGAGCATTTCTCAACCCAGATTTCTTAGATGAAATGGGTTGGGTTGATATTGAAGATATGAGTGAACTATTACCAGATACTGATATATGGGATGATTTAGTCGCTCCGGAACCTGACCCACCAGCAGACAACGGTTCTCCAAGTGCACCTGGTGGAGTGTCTATCAGTGGTGGCACATTGAGCTGGAATAGTGTAGGCGGAGATGTTATCGGTTATAGAGTATTTAGAGCGAAGTCACGCGGTGGAAGCTTTACTCAAATCGACTCAACAACCGAAACTTCAGCTGATTTACCGAGCAAAGGTAGCATTTACGCAGTAAGAGCTGTCGACTTCTACGGAAATGAATCAGCATTGTCTAGCCGCGAAGTTTTCGGTAGCTTAGAAAGTGACGATGACGAAGAGGATGAAAGTACAAATAGAGATGATAATCAATCCTCTGATAATGATAATGATAATGATGACTCCGGTGGCGATGGCTCCGGTGATGATGGCTCCGGCGGCGATGNNNNNNNNNNNNNNNNNNNNNNNNNNNNNNNNNNNNNNNNNNNNNNNNNNNNNNNNNNNNNNNNNNNNNNNNNNNNNNNNNNNNNNNNNNNNGGTGGCGATGGCTCCGGCGGCGATGGCTCCGGCAGTGACGGAAGTTCTGATAGCTCCGATAGCGATTCAGCCTTCAACTTCACTAACTATCAACACCTAGTCAGTACACTAAGGAGCATCCCTGATTACAGATTTATATTTTAAATATCACTCGTCCTTACATGTTTTCATTGTAGGGGCGAGTTTTTTTCGTGTTATACTAGTGATAGAATTTTGCTCTTATTAGGTGGTGTTGTTTTGAATCATCCGAAAGCCTTTCATTCAAGAACGATTGAAAAAGATAGTCAACAGATTATCGTAGAAGGTCCTGTTTCATCAAAAGACTTGAAGAAATATGATTTCGATGAAGGATTAAAAGCTTTTCGTCCTCCAAAAAAACAGTTCGAAGCCCTCCAATCCATTGCTGATTTCGAGGAAGGTCGAATCATCATTGCTCGTGATCAGGATAAAGTTATCGGGTACGCAACTTACCTTCACCCTGACCCGTTAGAACGTTGGTCAAAAATTAAAATGGATGACCTTTTAGAATTGGGTGCAATTGAAGTTTCTCATGAGTACAGAGGGTTGAAAGTTGGCTCAAACATCTTGGAAGTATCCATGCTCGATGATCAAATGGAGAATTATATTGTCATGACAACTGAGTATTACTGGCACTGGGATATGAAAACTACTGGATTAAGTGTTTGGGAGTATCGTAAAGTCATGGAACGAATGATGGCTCATGGTGGTCTGGAGCCCATGCCTACGGATGATCCAGAAATTATGTCACATCCTGCAAACTGTTTACTCGTGCGAATAGGTAAAAATGTTCCCCACGAATCTGTTTCAACATTCGATTCACTTAGGTTCATGGGAAGAAACGATCTATTTTTATAAAATGAAAGGAGCGAAGTACATTGTTAGTTGAAGAAATTATGTCTAAAAGCGTTAAATCCTTATTACCAACAGCAAATATTGAACATGCTCTTGAATTATTAAATAAACATCATATACGCCAT belongs to Halalkalibacillus sediminis and includes:
- a CDS encoding GNAT family N-acetyltransferase produces the protein MNHPKAFHSRTIEKDSQQIIVEGPVSSKDLKKYDFDEGLKAFRPPKKQFEALQSIADFEEGRIIIARDQDKVIGYATYLHPDPLERWSKIKMDDLLELGAIEVSHEYRGLKVGSNILEVSMLDDQMENYIVMTTEYYWHWDMKTTGLSVWEYRKVMERMMAHGGLEPMPTDDPEIMSHPANCLLVRIGKNVPHESVSTFDSLRFMGRNDLFL
- a CDS encoding transglycosylase domain-containing protein translates to MSDNGSKNKFLAFFQEGKFPTITRITLDVTWNVLLFFLVIGLVGGFFVGGLGLGYFASLVDERPVEDQEEMEQLVYNYEETSEIYFANNVFMGDFQTDIVREEIELSEVSQHLRNAIIATEDEYFKEHKGVVPKAIMRALYQEFTNAANQTGGSTLTQQLVKNQILTNEVSFERKAKEILVALRLENYFEKDEILEAYLNVVPFGRDSSGRNIAGVQAAAQGLFDVDADELNIPQAAYIAGLPQSPSIYTPFMNGGGVKSQESLEEGLDRMETVLDRMLRAEYITEDEYNEAMNYDVIGNLTDKKEQIYEDYPFLASEINRRAVRIMSKELALDEGITEEEFDNDSEIRSEYRTIAARQIKQNGYEFHTTIDKEIYDVFQEKTAEYTNFGPTKTIQVYDPETQEPMIDEETGETMTKEVPIEVGASLIDNETGRIIAFVGGRDYEESQFNRFSQHARPIGSTAKPLIGYGPGIELGLIHPGSPLPDVKFEIQPPGMTEPWSPSNYISGQENGLTSARDALKRSDNIPAGRLMLELLEKDGDPARFLQKMGVPYAQNNYSNVLGTDYITVEDNTNAYTTFANQGQFKDAFMIDKIVDRDGETIYQKEVEPVEVFSPQTAYLTTDMMRDVISSGTAVSLKSYLTNPGVDWAGKTGTSQGFLDAWFVGTNPNVTLGTWYGFRQNDIDMDGFVSEWESNILNLNNCPECSVSYSNRNLGLWADLANAATEIDPELMAPEERHASPGGIVSREYCQISGKLPSDTCRELGLVKTDLFNVEQVPTEEDDSITSGDFVTIEEKTYEALEVTPEEFTESGAFLNPDFLDEMGWVDIEDMSELLPDTDIWDDLVAPEPDPPADNGSPSAPGGVSISGGTLSWNSVGGDVIGYRVFRAKSRGGSFTQIDSTTETSADLPSKGSIYAVRAVDFYGNESALSSREVFGSLESDDDEEDESTNRDDNQSSDNDNDNDDSGGDGSGDDGSGGD